A genomic region of uncultured Paludibaculum sp. contains the following coding sequences:
- a CDS encoding ABC transporter permease produces the protein MSWLSRLKNAIRPAPLEAELEDEFREHVEQRAKRLAATGLTAEEARRQAALRFGNSTLIRERSRDIRLWMGLETALQDLRYGWRALRRNPVFAVTAVLSLSLAIGANTAIYSVVDAAILRKLPVPEPDRLIYLATSPVQQPGAEPEDERTSFNYPLFTRFREAAGDSARLVVAGYPDLVEVRDSSPGAPIEKVTRTYVSGEFFQAFAVTPALGRLFTADDDKVPGGHPVVVVSYDYWQRHYHGDPGVTGRTLLHSKTLYTIIGVAREGFFGNEPSRFVDIWMPAMMYQKEAFTNEGWHWMRVAGRLGPGATREQVAARLQPVLTRFNESRAKRFTTMPAVIRKQFLEMRIFVQPSARGISGFRKTFERPLWIVLGVAAAILLIACANVASLLLARAAARAAEMAMRISLGAARLRLVRQLLTESLMLACLAGALGWLIARLAAPAVVAMLATRGDPYRFALEMDSRVLLFCALISAVATLLFGMLPAWQASGTQPMQVLRGVATHGSRLRLGRLFVGIQVAFAFCLVMAGACFLFSLKNLRAVDAGFDPHHLALFSVSNELGDKEHSRQLDLMTQLRDRVAALPGIQGAAVAPWAVLEGSTWTDQVFIPGKSPSDREEIFYPVSPGYFNTMRMRLLAGRDFAPREKQDDALIATVVNMAFVRKYFDAQDPAVALDRQFQHSKQPVMADHRIVGVVNDALYTNLRKAPVPMVYLPVNGSGYFSLHVRSGLDLASLARLVDRESSALGSGSRLREVTTLDTLIGNTLLRERLLAVIGGTFALLGLILAAIGLFGLLNYSVARRTREIGIRSALGAQRGEIVMLVGKDLAGMVGGGLLAGLVASLGLITLVRSLLFGIRSVDPLVIGSATAVFALVALMAGAWPAGRAAAVDPVVALRSE, from the coding sequence ATGAGCTGGCTATCCCGACTGAAGAATGCGATCCGTCCAGCCCCGCTGGAAGCCGAGCTAGAGGACGAGTTCCGCGAGCACGTGGAGCAGCGTGCCAAACGCCTGGCAGCAACGGGTCTCACGGCCGAGGAAGCACGCCGTCAGGCCGCGCTCCGCTTCGGTAACTCGACCCTCATCCGGGAACGGAGCCGCGACATCCGGCTGTGGATGGGCTTGGAAACCGCCCTCCAGGACCTCCGCTACGGCTGGCGCGCCCTGCGCCGCAACCCGGTCTTCGCCGTCACGGCGGTTCTTTCCCTCAGTCTGGCGATCGGCGCGAACACCGCCATCTATTCAGTGGTCGACGCAGCCATCCTGCGCAAACTGCCCGTTCCGGAGCCGGATCGTCTGATCTACTTGGCCACTTCCCCGGTTCAGCAGCCCGGCGCGGAGCCCGAAGACGAGCGCACCTCGTTCAACTACCCCCTGTTCACTCGTTTCCGGGAGGCGGCCGGCGATTCTGCCCGTCTCGTTGTCGCTGGTTACCCAGACTTGGTGGAGGTCCGCGATTCCTCGCCAGGAGCACCGATCGAAAAGGTCACCCGGACGTACGTCTCTGGTGAATTCTTTCAGGCATTTGCCGTCACGCCGGCGCTGGGCCGCCTATTCACTGCTGACGACGACAAGGTCCCCGGAGGACACCCTGTCGTGGTGGTGAGCTACGACTACTGGCAACGCCACTATCACGGCGACCCAGGTGTTACCGGTCGGACCCTGCTCCACAGCAAGACCCTCTACACGATCATCGGTGTGGCCCGTGAGGGCTTTTTCGGCAACGAGCCCAGCCGCTTCGTCGACATCTGGATGCCGGCCATGATGTACCAGAAGGAAGCGTTCACCAATGAAGGCTGGCACTGGATGCGCGTCGCCGGCCGGCTTGGCCCCGGCGCCACTCGCGAGCAGGTGGCCGCCCGGCTCCAACCCGTCCTGACCCGTTTCAACGAAAGCCGGGCGAAGCGCTTCACCACGATGCCCGCGGTCATCCGGAAGCAGTTTCTAGAGATGAGAATCTTCGTGCAGCCCTCTGCCCGAGGCATTTCCGGGTTCCGCAAGACCTTCGAGCGGCCTCTCTGGATCGTGCTCGGAGTTGCAGCCGCCATCCTCCTCATCGCCTGCGCCAATGTGGCCAGCCTACTGCTCGCCCGCGCCGCCGCCCGCGCCGCCGAGATGGCCATGCGGATCTCCCTGGGCGCGGCCCGTCTGCGGCTGGTTCGCCAGTTGTTGACTGAAAGCCTCATGCTCGCCTGCCTGGCTGGAGCGCTGGGCTGGCTCATCGCCCGGTTGGCGGCGCCGGCCGTGGTTGCGATGCTGGCCACTCGTGGGGATCCTTACCGGTTCGCGCTAGAAATGGACTCGCGCGTCCTGCTCTTCTGCGCGCTCATCTCCGCCGTCGCTACCTTACTCTTCGGCATGCTGCCCGCGTGGCAAGCGTCGGGGACGCAGCCCATGCAGGTGCTGCGCGGTGTGGCCACCCATGGCAGCCGCTTGCGCCTGGGCCGCCTCTTCGTCGGCATCCAGGTCGCCTTTGCCTTCTGCCTCGTCATGGCCGGAGCCTGTTTTCTGTTCAGCTTGAAGAATCTGCGGGCCGTCGATGCCGGCTTCGACCCGCACCATCTGGCCCTCTTCTCCGTCAGCAACGAATTGGGCGACAAAGAGCACTCCAGGCAGCTCGACCTGATGACGCAACTCCGTGACCGTGTGGCGGCCCTCCCCGGCATTCAGGGCGCAGCCGTAGCCCCCTGGGCCGTTCTGGAAGGCAGCACGTGGACCGACCAAGTCTTCATCCCAGGCAAGTCGCCCAGTGACCGGGAGGAGATCTTCTACCCTGTCTCACCTGGCTACTTCAACACCATGCGGATGCGCCTGTTGGCCGGCCGCGATTTCGCACCGCGCGAGAAACAAGACGACGCTCTCATCGCCACCGTGGTCAATATGGCCTTTGTCCGCAAGTATTTCGACGCCCAGGATCCCGCCGTCGCCCTGGACCGGCAGTTCCAACACTCCAAGCAACCCGTGATGGCCGATCATCGAATCGTGGGCGTGGTGAACGACGCGCTGTACACCAACCTGCGGAAAGCGCCAGTCCCGATGGTCTACCTGCCGGTGAACGGCAGCGGCTATTTCAGCCTGCACGTCCGGTCAGGTCTCGACTTGGCCTCGTTGGCTCGCCTGGTCGACAGGGAGTCCTCCGCCCTCGGCTCCGGCTCCCGGCTTCGCGAAGTCACCACGCTCGACACCCTCATCGGCAACACCCTGCTGCGCGAGCGGTTGCTGGCCGTCATCGGCGGCACCTTCGCCCTGCTGGGGTTGATCCTGGCGGCCATCGGCCTCTTCGGTCTGCTGAACTACTCCGTTGCCCGCCGGACCCGCGAAATCGGCATCCGTTCCGCCCTCGGCGCACAGCGCGGAGAGATTGTCATGTTGGTGGGCAAGGACTTAGCCGGCATGGTCGGAGGCGGGCTGCTCGCCGGACTGGTGGCCTCGCTGGGTCTCATCACCCTGGTGCGCTCGCTGCTTTTCGGCATCCGCAGCGTCGACCCGCTGGTTATCGGATCCGCCACGGCCGTCTTTGCCCTGGTCGCCCTGATGGCCGGAGCGTGGCCAGCCGGTCGCGCCGCCGCTGTCGACCCGGTGGTTGCGCTACGCAGCGAGTAA
- a CDS encoding PadR family transcriptional regulator, with protein sequence MPPQNSAQIALDLLILTLLDRRGPLHGYALANFIEDLSDEALRVEEGSLYPALHRMEEKGWVAAEWTITESKRRARQYSITTQGQSQLFAEAQRWAGFSMGVARVLQQA encoded by the coding sequence ATGCCGCCACAGAACTCAGCTCAAATCGCCCTGGATCTCCTGATCCTCACCTTGCTCGACCGCCGCGGTCCGCTCCACGGCTACGCGCTCGCCAACTTCATCGAAGATCTTTCCGATGAGGCACTTCGCGTCGAGGAGGGCTCCCTATACCCGGCCCTCCACCGCATGGAGGAGAAAGGCTGGGTGGCCGCCGAGTGGACCATCACCGAAAGCAAACGCCGAGCTCGCCAGTACAGCATCACTACGCAGGGACAAAGCCAGCTATTCGCCGAGGCCCAACGTTGGGCTGGCTTCTCGATGGGCGTCGCCCGCGTCCTGCAACAGGCTTAA